From Streptomyces zhihengii, the proteins below share one genomic window:
- a CDS encoding hydrogenase maturation nickel metallochaperone HypA/HybF encodes MHEMSLALAVVDQVETAARGRRAPGVLSVRLDVGELAGVVAESLAFCFELACAGTVVEGAELITRTVPGTARCEPCAGDWDVGMPPQLLCPRCGAAAVELVSGRELLIREVRWAGPAAAGGPRRPQPITEEN; translated from the coding sequence ATGCACGAGATGTCCCTCGCGCTGGCCGTCGTGGACCAGGTCGAGACGGCCGCGCGCGGCCGACGGGCCCCGGGCGTGCTCAGCGTCCGCCTCGACGTCGGCGAACTGGCGGGCGTCGTCGCCGAATCGCTCGCCTTCTGCTTCGAACTCGCCTGCGCCGGCACCGTCGTCGAGGGCGCCGAACTGATCACCCGCACCGTCCCCGGCACCGCGCGCTGCGAACCGTGCGCCGGGGACTGGGACGTCGGCATGCCGCCCCAACTGCTCTGCCCCCGCTGCGGAGCCGCCGCCGTCGAGCTCGTCTCCGGCCGCGAACTGCTGATCCGCGAGGTCCGCTGGGCCGGCCCCGCCGCGGCCGGCGGACCACGCCGGCCCCAACCGATCACCGAGGAGAACTGA